ATCTGCAACTGACTCAAACACAAAATTCCAGATTCTTCTCTAATTCCTAAATTCAAACCTTGAAATGCCTTCAGTAACTCTTCCTCCTgtagcatcatccaagctgcatATAAAGATTTCCGACTCAAGGCGTCCGCTACAACATTCGCTTTTCCTGGAtgataattcaattcaaaatcataatctTTCAGAAGCTCCATCCATCTCCTCTGACGCATATTCAACTCTTTCTGCTCAAAAAGATACTTCAAACTCTTATGGTCTGAGAAAACATGAAACCTAACGCCATAGAGGTAGTGCCTCCAGATCTTTAAAGCAAACACAACAGCAGCAAGTTCTAAATCATGTGTCGGATAGTTCATCTCATGCGGCCTTAATTGCCGTGAGGCGTATGCTACAACATTCTGGTGCTGCATTAGAACACACCCcaaacctttcagagatgcatcaCAGTACACTTCAAATGGTTCACTTAGTTCAGGTAACACCAAtacaggtgcagtagtcaacctGTGCTTTAATGCTTGGAAGCTCTCTTCACATTCTGGAGTCCAGACAAAAGACGTATCCTTCCTAGTCAATTTAGTTAAAGGTAAGGCGAGCTGTGAAAATCCCTTAATGAATCTACGATAATACCCCGCCAAACCTAGGAAACTCCTTATCTCTATCACTGAAGTTGGTCGCTCCCAATTCATCACTGCTTCTACCTTAGCAGGATCCACAGCTATTCCCtgcttactcaccacgtggccgagaaacttcacctcactcttccagaACTCACATTTAGATAACTTAGCATATAACTTCCTGTCTCTCAGAATTTGCAGCACAGTTCTTAAGTGTTCAGCATGTTCCTCTTCAGACTTAGAATAAACAAgaatgtcatcaatgaagacaatgACAAACTTGTCCAGATACGGTCGGAAAATCCTGTTCATATAATCCATAAATACTGCCGGGGCATTAGttaacccaaaagacattactGTATATTCATAATGACCATAACGCGTCCTGAAAGCAGTCTTCGGAATATCCTCATCTCTAACCCTTATCTGATGATATCCGGATCGCAGATCAATCTTAGAAAACACACCGGCTCCCTGTAACTGATCCATTAGATCATCGATTCTAGGCAACGGATATTTGTTCTTCACAGTGATCTTATTCAACTGCCGATAGTCGACACACAaacgcatactcccatccttcttctttattaGTAACACTGGTGCTCCCCAcggagaaacacttggtcgGATGAAATGCTTACCCAACAAATCTTCCAGCTGAGCTTTCAATTCAGCCATTTCTAaaggtgacatcctataaggagtaATCGAAATTGGACCGGATCCAGGTACCAACTCGATTGCAAattcaacctctcggttaggtgggaATTCATTAATATCATCCGGAAACACATCTGAAAATTCACAtacaaccggaatctgctctAAACTCTGATCATCACCTGATACTCCCGCAGTTAATAACATAATACCCTGACATTCAGTTCCTGAACAGTTTACTATCATAGAATTCAAATAGTAACTATTCACCACAACCGGTGCTTCTGACCCTTCCGGCATAAACTGTACTAACTTCTCAGAACAATCAAGCAAAACATGATTCTtggataaccaatccaatcccaaaatGAGATCAAGACCAGTCATAGGCAAACAAATCAAATCATGCACAAATTCACGCTGTTGTACTCGAAAGGAAACTTGTGGACATCCTATCCTAGTCACCATAGCTTCATGAGTAGCATTATATACTTTCAAATCATAACCTAAAACCACCATTCTCAATCCTAATTCATGGGCCTTttcaaatgcaataaatgaatgACTTGCTcctgaatcaaataaagcatttaagaTTTTACCAGCCATTTCACAATTACCTCTAAtcagtgtctcagatccctcagcaccAACGGTAGAAGTGGTGTATACTCTCCCCGGCTGCTGCACCCTACCAGTCTCatacttcttcttctctgggcaATTACTGGCTATATGCCCAGGCTGTCCACAGGAATAGCATACTCCAAGTCCTAGTCTGCACGGAACTCCAGGATGATACTTTCCGCACCTCTGACAATTCAGATCCTGCTGTGGCTgcttcccaaatcttcttccCTGATTAACATTGGTATTCAGCCTTCTGTAATTACCTTGACCCTGAGTCTGCTGCGGAATAGAGCCTCCACGCTTGAAATTCCTACCTCTCGGAGCAAAGTTCCTTCCTGAAGGTCTCTGAAAAGGCACCCTCAAACTTCCTTTCTCTGCTGCCGCCTTCCTCACACAATCCTCAGCCACCCTACACTTATTCACCAATTCAGAAAACACCCTGATCTCCATTGGGGCAACGAAGCTCAGAATATCACTCCGAAGACCTCCTTCATAtttaatacacttccattcaGAAAAATCTTCAGGCGCACCTTGACAGATACGAGAAAAGCGACACAACTCCTCAAACTTACTAGTATACTCAGCAACAGTCATCTGTCCTTGTTTTAACTGCATTAATTCAAGTTCCTTGGCATTTCTGACTGAATTAGGAAAGtatttcttatagaactctGTCCGAAAAACCTCCCAAGGAATCGCAGCACCATCAGGCTGCAGGATACGTCGTGTCCCCTGCCACCAATACTGAGCTTCACCTTGCAACAGATAGGTTCCAAATTCAACCCATTGCTCTTCAGGAACCTGTTGTGCCTGTAACGCCCTTTCCATAGCCTGAATCCAATTATCTGCATCAGTGGGATTTGAGGTTCCCCTGAAGGTTGGAGGATGAACTTTTAGAAATGTAGCAAGTGTCATAGGACCATCCTCATCATTATTATTTCCATGATAGCCCTGATTTATCTGATTACCCAGTGCCTCAGCTGTCGCCTGCATAGCTGCAGCCATATTTCCCAGGGCAGCCATAAAGTCTACTGGATCAGTCCCTATGGGGGCAGGAGTAACGGTGCCTGTCCTACCTCTACCTCGCCCGCCACCGCGTCCGCGAGTTGACATCTGGTCCCTATAtacaccaaacaagtgatattaagttgatcagtctcaatatcgcagGTCTAATGCTTTAagttccaaatgcatgctcacaAACGTTTATGCCATATATATCAGTtagatatcctaatagcacataaacacatatacagagaatgcacagaagtaCAATCAGTCCGTCtttcaggctctataggaacgaactgctctgataccataatgtaacaccctaccacactaagctttacgcttaagtcgtaaagcagaggtggtgtggtattacgacctctaaaataaaatgtatatttataatagcagaagaattataatatgctaggagccttgaagaatagaggaaataaAAATCGCGAATATAAAAGCGCAACACTTGAGAAATGAGTTAACTTGCATGCTAAGAAAGCTACAGCTGTCAAGTGTAAAGAAACCCAAAACAAGAACAGAGagtcaaagatacaaaataacaagctcctgactcagcctgcgaagtcaagactggccggagaatatacatacatatatacatatatatacatatccaaaacccaaatgtacataaacaaaatTCTGCCTCTCCATACACCTCTAGGAGGATCAAAAAGAATAAGTTATgtggagagaaagctaagtacatatatatacatcataacataacaaaataacccagtaaccactccgcttcaagagtccagacgcctaacgagatgcctctcgacctgcatctgaaaaacaacaacatagtatggaatgagaaccagaggttctcagtatggtaaaggtgccacacacataatatataaggtcctgggaatgccagaggcaatcctagaacgccgacactcagtttatagagcttaaagtattaaatagaAGCCATAGAAGGTGGTTTTCTAAGAATATGTAAACCTGATTTAACTTAATCTTAAACCTAAATCTCATATTGCCATTCCTCCAAACCTCCATCTCCATCAGGATTTCACAAACAAACAAACAGATAAAGCAAGCACATGAAGGTTACAAGTACTGCAAgtaacaaatatacatttagCATGGCAGATACATTCAGGCACACCCAGTTAATGCACAAGCAAGTAGTTCaaatagtatgcatatgatgcatgcctgtcctatggctgatgaggctcatctgtcggttatccagccaacccgacaagtctgaattgtccttagactgtcccccgacgtgcatccccaagagtctatgcatagctttatctcaaataatcaatattgctcaatgggggtaacattcccgggaatttatatagtgcccggtcacacttacgtcgtagggtcaacagagtatcgagttttctacctggtacacgtggtggcaagccacggcactttatccagggaacctcgtatctcagattattcaaattcataagccatataaataattcaattataattcattaacatccacatcattctcaattgcatctcattcatcatcatacgttaaacatattcaatccttatccttcGATATCACACCTCTCATTTCGTCCATCAATAGTTccaattcaaaatataattcattcttttctaagaatcaaacttcaaacttaaaacatacttattttcttaataactctaaTTCAAACCATATAATctttgaatctaaatctttttagataatcatataaacaaaatctctaatttttataaaattttggcagcacctcctctaaaactcggactttgccacccttttcgggtccaaacctgctttcttttcaattcaacacacccttcctcatcatcataacagtcaccacaataaatctacctcagatcaacaattatactcatacaatattcaaatccaacaaccaaaaaTTCAACTAAGGATCATAGTTCACTAATCCTAGGCTTCTAACACAAGATACCTCAAATCAACAATTCaccaaattattaattaatcaacaagcaccaaactaaccatgttcatcaataataacattcaccatccaaaattaataactaattatccaataaacttcaaccaaatatattcatcgaaaaattactaaacattaaacatacacccgcattccaacttatcctatggtcacctagcctaagttttcacagaacattatatattaaatgcaagaaacctaaaccataccttagccgattcccAAGTATTATTCCAAGACAATTTTCCTAAAAGAACACAGCCCTTAAAACTTCAACTAATccgcttcctccaagttccagtattcacaatttcaagctccaattatttattcacaacctaatacacattcataacacatatatatccaatttaatactcaaagctcaaattcaatgaaattaaaataaaattatcgtattctcaccttacccaagcttcacataagcaagagtaaacgttttcctcaagctaattggatcctaaaacatcatAAATCAAGGAAATTCAACATTCCCacttaaaattcgaaaattgggAGAAGAGAAGGCTGAGAGTGATTAAACAAgttacctatgaaattgttccgatagaaatgtagagctcgacgcggtggacgcgtggccgcaaacggtgcggcaatcggagctcggACGGAGAAGTTACGGCGAATTGAAATTTGCCGCAAGGGTTTCGGCGTTGCTTTCTCTCCCTGGAGCTTTCATGTCGCTGAAGCCAAAATGGAGAAGAAAGGAACGTGGGCTCATTTAAAGTGTGGGTCCGGTTGGACCGGTAGCCCGGTTCGGGttcggttcaaccggttcgacccgttcggtccaatcttggaccgatttttttgaaattggtgtcaaaattctcgtttcgatgagctctatcctaatttggtataatatttacatttataatcctccttattaaaaactaatttattgactaattatctactaatttaactggggtttacaaaaatgattTGGTAGGGACCTAGAAGGGTGGCATAGTCCGAATTTTAGAGGAAATGCTGCCGAATTTTTATAAACTAAGACTTTATTTAAAGTGTTATTTAAAAGCAAATCTGATTTGAGAATAttgtttgattttgatttattaCGAAAAGATTAATGTTTTAAACTCAGTCTTTTGAGAATGGATTTTGTTTTATGTTATGTTTTGAGTTCGGTttgataagaaagaaaagaagaagaacgaaaagtaaagaaaagagagataattaaaggaatctctgccacaggagagcagagaacAAGGATTTAAAGAATATATTAACTTAAAGAGATtgtctgccacaggagagcagatgtGACATTGTATGGGCCTTAGTCCCAAATGTAAAGTGGGGATGCCCACACACTGAGAACTATTTTCCAGGTGTACGCAGTACGCCtattgatttggaaagtcaCACTGTATGCGGCCTAGCCGTACGACTTAAAGTCACAATGTATGCGGTCTGGCCGTACGACTTATAAGCACACTGTATGTATCTGGAAAGCCATACCTGGGACTTGTGCCTGGGTaatgtcgggagcgggtaggcaaccgacacatgagctcatggcctgcgttagggatagacatgcatcatgttgtttgcacatttgcatttgattgcgCTTGCTTGTCTTATTACTTTGTGATTGTACTGTTTGTCTTGTTGTGACTTGCTTGTACATTGAATTGAATCTCTTGCTTGCACTATTTGTTTGTGAGTGTATTAAAGTGATTACGAGTTGACATTTGACTGAGGATTAACTATGTGGCTGAGAGACAGAAAATGTgactaattttatatttaagatTTGTTTTGAGTTAAGAGATTTTAAAAGGAGGTAATTAATTATCTAAAGTAGAACCAAGAGTATTTTCAAAgggtttgataaaaatatatttttattgagtaaagttaattatttgcactttatttcattacttttacggcattcccattccctactgagaacgtgtggtttgttctcaccccaaatcTTCCActctttcagtgacacaggttcggAGATTCAGTAAGAAGCTGCAGACGATTAGTAGATTTCTTGGTGATTCCTGTTGTTTTTATAGAGTTCCCTCGTCCTTGTTGCTTCAGggtttttattttatccagagggataggtattgtatttgagttttatattgaatttaattgtatagcatctattattattaataattatgtgattattattatttgaagatCTTTTGTTATGtgattttaattactaaaatcaattttctgaaattttcttAAAAGCTGAAACGCGATATCGAACTAAAGGCTCAAtagtaaatttataataaaGGAAACCAGGTCCGTAACGCCTTACTTTTGGTAAGATCATGACGtcctaaaagttagggtgttacattatggtatcagagcagttcgttcttGTTAGAGCCTTGGGAaaggactgactatgcttcactgcatactctgagtgtctATCATGCAGTAGGACTTGTCCTAGTGACAAAAATTTGAGTTTCAGATGCATGATTGTCTATTGATTAATGCTGTTAGTCGACTGTTGCATCTCTCATGATATTAGGTCCAGCCAACTTAATACTAATGATTCATGTATATGGAAACACTAATAGATTATCATAgacaaaatagaaataatagGTTATGCGAATCACGAGGTTTGGGAACGTTAGGAGTTGCGTTCTAAGGGTTGGATTCGTTTACTCTTTATTCGTGCTATATGACTTGGTgtcatcttttcttttcctgTTTATTCATTTATTCTTCATCTCCTCCATCCCTTGTtttaaatcttttcaaaaccagaTTTGATTATCCACCTTTATCATTATTTGTATACTTCTTCATAAATCCTTACCCTTCGATCTGATTTTGAGTTTGTTTCGATGCAACGCATAATTCTCAGTATCTACCTTTGTTTTGTATTCCTTTGATTAAACATGAGCTTGTTTATGCCATGAGCAATTTCTAGATGTGACAAGCAAATACGATAGTTTTGCGGGATACAGTTATCACGAAAAATAGACTGTTCTCTTTGTTGAAATGGCCTAAAGGAAATAGATCGCTTGCAGATGGATCTTTTCTGAACTTGTATCCTTGGCATTGCTTATATTCTTCTTCAAGCATCTTGTATCATTTGATCTTGAGCTAGATTTGGGACAATAATCAATCTTTAATTCTTCAAAAGCATTGTCATGAACCTTGGTTATCTATATTTGTGAACCTGGTAATTCAGCTTGAATTTGCTTCAACTTATTCTGCtaccttttcttttattattcatgTCCAAGTTCTTTTCTCAGATTTTTTCTTAGGGTACAATTTAACTCTCTTCCTGACGGATTTTCTATTTTGTGCACTCATGTTTGATTTCGATTCTActcatcttttcaaattcttgtaacCATTATCTGTGATGGTCAATCATTTTCTTTtggattttgaatttctttatTCGAACTTGAGCTTATTTGTTAAAATTGCAAGTCTTCGAATTCTAAGTTTAACTTGCATTGAAGCTCTCATAAAACCTCTGCACCATACTACACTTTTTCAATCATTTTCATGCAATATTATTTTCCTTATGTTTAAAAACTGAACATGTTAAATCTTTCTGTTTTCTTTGacatgtttaaaaaaaaagaatgcatGAATCTCTTCCATCttatatcaattttc
This sequence is a window from Arachis stenosperma cultivar V10309 chromosome 10, arast.V10309.gnm1.PFL2, whole genome shotgun sequence. Protein-coding genes within it:
- the LOC130956890 gene encoding uncharacterized protein LOC130956890, producing MSTRGRGGGRGRGRTGTVTPAPIGTDPVDFMAALGNMAAAMQATAEALGNQINQGYHGNNNDEDGPMTLATFLKVHPPTFRGTSNPTDADNWIQAMERALQAQQVPEEQWVEFGTYLLQGEAQYWWQGTRRILQPDGAAIPWEVFRTEFYKKYFPNSVRNAKELELMQLKQGQMTVAEYTSKFEELCRFSRICQGAPEDFSEWKCIKYEGGLRSDILSFVAPMEIRVFSELVNKCRVAEDCVRKAAAEKGSLRVPFQRPSGRNFAPRGRNFKRGGSIPQQTQGQGNYRRLNTNVNQGRRFGKQPQQDLNCQRCGKYHPGVPCRLGLGVCYSCGQPGHIASNCPEKKKYETGRVQQPGRVYTTSTVGAEGSETLIRGNCEMAGKILNALFDSGASHSFIAFEKAHELGLRMVVLGYDLKVYNATHEAMVTRIGCPQVSFRVQQREFVHDLICLPMTGLDLILGLDWLSKNHVLLDCSEKLVQFMPEGSEAPVVVNSYYLNSMIVNCSGTECQGIMLLTAGVSGDDQSLEQIPVDVTFRNG